In Isoptericola variabilis 225, the genomic window GGGCACACCTGCCTCGAGCGCGCGGGCCACTCCCTCCGCGATGACGGGTGCGCCCTGGAGCGGCGTGAAGAGGCCGAAGAACACGACACGGAGCGGGTCGCCCGCGAGGCGGTCCGGGCGCGGGCGGTCGCCCGCGTCGAACCACTCGCGGCCGGCTCCGACGAGCGCGACCACGCCCTTGTCCGGCCGCCGCAGCATCCCGCGGTGCTCCTCGGTGTCGGTGACGACGACGTCCGCACACGCCGTGGCAACCCGGTCCAGCAACGACAGGAGCCGCACGCGCAGGCCCGTGGCGCCTCGGTCGCTCGCGGTGTCCCCCGCGAAGATCAGGTGGTCGAGCACGACCGTCGACCGCGGGAAGAGCAGGCGGGCGAGAATCACGTCGAAGTGACCCATGTAACCGACGAGCACGACCTCCGGCCGGCCCGTCCTGCGCCGGAGCGCGACGGCGTCCCCGACGAGCCCCGCCCAGCAGGCGAGCAGGCGCAGCACGAGCAGCGGGAGGCGCCACGGCTGCTGGAGCATCCGTACGCGCTCGGCGGTCGAGAACCCGAGCGGCCGGTTCACGACGGCCACCTCGTACCCGTGCTCCTCGAGCCCCGCGATCAGGACCGCGACGCGAGGATGCTTGTGCGCGTCGTAGGTGCCGAACGCGGCGATCATCGAGCCGGCCGCGCGCGGTCCGCCGCGGACAGCTCGTCCGACGACGTCCCGTCTCCTCCCAGTGCGCCGGGCAGGACGGCGTCCAGGGCCAGCGGCACCGGACGCGAGGTCGGGCGGTGGCCGTCGATCGCGGCCCGCAGGTCGCCCGTCCCGTACACGGTGCCGTACTGGATCTCCTTGAGCCGCTCGAGCGTCTCCTCGAGCAGCACGCGATTGGTCTTCTGGAGGTCCGCGATCACGAGGAGCGCGAAGCACAGCAGCGACCCGACGAGCATGGCCGTGCCGAAGATCAGCGACTGGATGTGCCCGCCGGCGTCGCCGAGCAGCCACAGGACGAGGAACCGGACGAACGGGACGAGCGCCGCCACGAGGAAGATCAGGCCCAGCGTCACGAAGACCGTGTGGGGCTTGAACATGATGTACGACCGGCTGATCGCCTGCCCGGACTTGCCCATGTGCTGCCAGATGTTCTTGAACAGCCGGGACTCGCGGGTCTTGGGGTTGGTCGTGATGGGGACGCTCGCAATCCGCAGGCGCTTGTTGCCGGCCTGGATGATCGTCTCCATGCAGTAGCTGAACTGCGTGATGACGTTGAGGTGCATGAGCGATGCCCGCGAGTACGCCCGGAACCCGCTCGCGGCGTCCGGAAGGTCCGTGCCTGCCGCGAAGTTCACGACCTCGGACCCGACCTTCTGCATGGCCTTCTTGAACGGCGAGAAGTGCGCGATCGTGGCCGTCTGGCGGTCGGCGATCGCGATGTCGGCCTCGCCGCGCAGGAGCGGCTGCACGAGGTCGGCGATGCGCTCCTGCGGGTACTGGTTGTCGCCGTCGGTGTTGACGACGATGTCGGCACCGTGCTTGAGCGCGTAGTCCACACCGTCGCGGAACGAGCGGGCGAGGCCCATGTTCCGCGTGTGGCGGACGAAGTGCTTGACGCCGAGAGCGCGTGCGACCTCGACCGTACGGTCGGTCGATCCGTCGTCGATCACGAGGATCTCGATCTCGTCGATGCCCTCGATCTCCCGCGGGATCGTCGCGAGCACGAGGGGGAGCGTCTCTTCCTCGTTGAGGCAGGGAATCTGGACGAAGAGCTTCATGACCGCTTCCGGAGAGGGCTGCGTGGACTCGCGCAAGTCTAGCGGTCGTGGCCGGTCGGCCCCACGACGGACGCGTCACACGCGGGAGCCCGACCCTAGGCTGTCCCCCATGAACCTGCCGCCGCCCGGCCCGTTGACGGTCTCCCTCGTGGTCGAGCAGCTCTGGCAGCCGGTCCCCGGCGGTTCCGGCACCTACGTCCGCGAGCTGGTCGCGGCCCTCTCCTCGGTCGACGGCGTGGCGCCCGTGGGCGTCCGCGCGCGCGGCGGGCACGGGCACGCCGGCCTTCCGGACGACCTCCCGCTGTTCTCCTCCGCCCTGCCCCGCCCGCTCCTCTACGAGGCGTGGTCGCGCGCACGCCTGCCGCGCGTGCCGGGCCCGCGGCCCGACGTCGTCCACGCCACCACCTGGGCGGTCCCGCGCCGTTCCGCCCCCTTGGTCGTCACCGTGCACGACCTCGCGTTCCGACGGGCCCCCGAGCACTTCACCCCGCGCGGGGTGAGGTTCTTCGAGCGCGCGCTGCGCGTCGTGCGCGGCGAGGCCGACGTCGTCGTCGTGCCGTCGCACGCGACCGCGGCGGACTGCACCGCCGCCGGGATCGAGCCGGACCGTGTGCGGGTGATCCCCCACGGCGTGCGCCACGACGACGTCGGGCCCGACCGCACGCGGGCCTTCCGCTCGCGGCACGGCCTGACGCGTCCGTACGTGTTCTGGTGCGGCGCGGTCGAGCCGCGCAAGAACGTCGCGACCCTGCTCGACGCCTTCGCGCGCATCGTCGGGCAGACGGACCTCGACCTGGTCATCGCCGGTCCCGACGGGTGGGGGGACGCGCCGCGCGACGTCCGGAACCGGCTCGCGGAACTGCCCGCCGGACGTGTCCACGCGCTGGGCGCGGTCCCCTGGAGCGAGCTGCAGGAGGCGTACGCCGCGGCCCGGGTCTTCTGCTTCCCGTCGCTGTGGGAGGGCTTCGGGATGCCGGTGCTCGAGGCCCAGGCGCACGGTGTCCCGGTGGTCACGTCGCG contains:
- a CDS encoding glycosyltransferase family 1 protein translates to MNLPPPGPLTVSLVVEQLWQPVPGGSGTYVRELVAALSSVDGVAPVGVRARGGHGHAGLPDDLPLFSSALPRPLLYEAWSRARLPRVPGPRPDVVHATTWAVPRRSAPLVVTVHDLAFRRAPEHFTPRGVRFFERALRVVRGEADVVVVPSHATAADCTAAGIEPDRVRVIPHGVRHDDVGPDRTRAFRSRHGLTRPYVFWCGAVEPRKNVATLLDAFARIVGQTDLDLVIAGPDGWGDAPRDVRNRLAELPAGRVHALGAVPWSELQEAYAAARVFCFPSLWEGFGMPVLEAQAHGVPVVTSRDTSMAEIGGEGVVLVDPTDADALAEALVVAHGERHDALAGAARANAAGYTWHRSAAAHVDAYRAAAGAAR
- a CDS encoding glycosyltransferase, whose amino-acid sequence is MIAAFGTYDAHKHPRVAVLIAGLEEHGYEVAVVNRPLGFSTAERVRMLQQPWRLPLLVLRLLACWAGLVGDAVALRRRTGRPEVVLVGYMGHFDVILARLLFPRSTVVLDHLIFAGDTASDRGATGLRVRLLSLLDRVATACADVVVTDTEEHRGMLRRPDKGVVALVGAGREWFDAGDRPRPDRLAGDPLRVVFFGLFTPLQGAPVIAEGVARALEAGVPLEVTMIGSGQDHAAVRQRLGDHASVRWRAWVEPAELPGLVASHDVCLGIFSDTPKGMRVVPNKVYQGLAAGCVVVTSDTAPQRRTLGTALELVPPADPRALAERLAELAKAERLEDARARALAGRAAVRPRAVVEPLVAALAAR
- a CDS encoding glycosyltransferase family 2 protein, with protein sequence MKLFVQIPCLNEEETLPLVLATIPREIEGIDEIEILVIDDGSTDRTVEVARALGVKHFVRHTRNMGLARSFRDGVDYALKHGADIVVNTDGDNQYPQERIADLVQPLLRGEADIAIADRQTATIAHFSPFKKAMQKVGSEVVNFAAGTDLPDAASGFRAYSRASLMHLNVITQFSYCMETIIQAGNKRLRIASVPITTNPKTRESRLFKNIWQHMGKSGQAISRSYIMFKPHTVFVTLGLIFLVAALVPFVRFLVLWLLGDAGGHIQSLIFGTAMLVGSLLCFALLVIADLQKTNRVLLEETLERLKEIQYGTVYGTGDLRAAIDGHRPTSRPVPLALDAVLPGALGGDGTSSDELSAADRARPAR